A genomic stretch from Bosea sp. F3-2 includes:
- a CDS encoding Na(+)/H(+) antiporter subunit D, translated as MTDFVHPALLFIPGALAIPFLKGWVRSAYLLLIPALAILAVLTIQPGSYGAASFIGQDILIAKVDRLSIVFALVFTIMALIGMVYALHLTRAGQHVAAFLYVGSALGVVFAGDYLTLYLFWEGMALASAYLIFARRGAAAIGAGFRYLMVHITGGVVLLGGIILHGLATGSLIFGPIEGEMDAGAWLILAGFMLNAAVPPLNAWLTDAYPEATVTGAVFLSAFTTKTAVYVLARAFPGTELLVWFGTVMALYGVVYAVLENDCRRLLAYHIVSQVGYMVAGVGIGTEMAVNGATSHAFAHILYKGLLFMGAGAVIHVTGRRKLTELGGLYRSMPLTVALYMVGAFAISAFPFFSGFVTKSMVVAAAGEDHRALVMLALTMASSGTFLHTGLKLPYYMFFGTDRGLQAEEPPRNMLVAMGMAALLCIAIGVFPQALYALLPYPVDFEPYTGAHVTESLGVLMFTALGFVLFLRALDPENTISLDTDWFYRKGARLFMRLAEGPLARWEGAMSNLSETVALPVLHRAARVGLRLDLDGVDSVVNGIARSILNGGGVLRRLQTGIVTHYALAMIVGVIAATAVFAVAWR; from the coding sequence ATGACTGACTTCGTCCATCCCGCGCTGCTGTTCATTCCTGGCGCTCTGGCGATCCCTTTTCTGAAGGGATGGGTCCGCAGCGCCTATCTGCTGCTGATCCCGGCGCTGGCGATCCTGGCCGTGCTCACGATACAGCCGGGCAGCTATGGCGCGGCGTCGTTCATCGGTCAGGACATCCTGATTGCGAAGGTCGACAGGCTGAGCATCGTCTTCGCCCTGGTTTTCACCATCATGGCGCTGATCGGCATGGTCTATGCGTTGCACCTGACGCGCGCCGGCCAGCATGTGGCGGCTTTCCTCTATGTCGGCAGCGCGCTCGGCGTGGTGTTTGCCGGCGACTACCTGACCCTCTATTTGTTCTGGGAGGGCATGGCGCTCGCCTCGGCCTATCTCATCTTCGCCCGGCGCGGCGCAGCGGCGATCGGCGCCGGTTTCCGCTACCTCATGGTTCACATCACCGGCGGCGTCGTCCTGCTCGGCGGCATCATCCTGCATGGCCTTGCGACCGGCTCGCTGATCTTCGGCCCGATCGAGGGAGAGATGGATGCCGGCGCCTGGCTGATCCTTGCCGGCTTCATGCTCAATGCCGCAGTGCCGCCGCTCAACGCCTGGCTGACCGATGCCTATCCGGAGGCGACCGTCACCGGGGCGGTGTTCCTGAGCGCCTTCACCACCAAGACCGCCGTCTATGTGCTGGCGCGGGCGTTTCCTGGCACGGAGCTTCTGGTCTGGTTCGGCACCGTAATGGCGCTCTATGGCGTCGTCTATGCGGTGCTGGAGAACGACTGCCGGCGGCTGCTGGCCTATCACATCGTCAGCCAGGTCGGATACATGGTGGCAGGCGTCGGCATCGGCACCGAGATGGCGGTGAACGGGGCGACCAGCCACGCCTTCGCGCATATTCTCTACAAGGGGCTGCTCTTCATGGGGGCGGGGGCGGTGATCCATGTCACCGGGCGGCGCAAGCTCACGGAGCTTGGCGGGCTCTACCGCAGCATGCCGCTGACGGTCGCGCTCTATATGGTCGGCGCCTTCGCGATCTCGGCCTTTCCCTTCTTCTCGGGCTTCGTCACCAAATCGATGGTCGTGGCCGCAGCCGGGGAGGATCATCGCGCCTTGGTGATGCTGGCGCTGACCATGGCCTCGTCCGGGACCTTCCTGCACACCGGGCTCAAGCTGCCCTACTACATGTTCTTCGGCACGGATCGGGGGCTGCAGGCAGAGGAGCCGCCGCGCAACATGCTGGTCGCGATGGGCATGGCGGCGCTGCTCTGCATCGCGATCGGCGTGTTTCCGCAGGCACTCTACGCGCTTCTGCCTTATCCGGTCGATTTCGAGCCCTATACCGGCGCCCATGTCACCGAGAGCCTCGGCGTGCTCATGTTCACCGCCCTGGGTTTCGTTCTGTTCCTCAGGGCGCTCGATCCCGAGAACACGATCAGCCTCGATACCGACTGGTTCTATCGCAAGGGCGCCCGGCTTTTCATGCGGCTCGCCGAAGGGCCGCTGGCGCGCTGGGAGGGGGCGATGAGCAACCTGTCCGAGACCGTGGCGCTGCCCGTCCTGCATCGGGCGGCGCGAGTGGGCTTGCGGCTCGATCTCGACGGCGTTGATTCAGTGGTGAACGGCATCGCCCGCTCGATTCTGAACGGGGGGGGCGTGCTGCGGCGGCTGCAGACCGGAATCGTCACGCATTATGCGCTGGCGATGATCGTCGGGGTGATTGCGGCCACCGCCGTCTTCGCTGTGGCGTGGCGGTAG